A single genomic interval of Stenotrophomonas sp. ZAC14D1_NAIMI4_1 harbors:
- the rpsB gene encoding 30S ribosomal protein S2 produces MPQVTMRQMLEAGVHFGHQTRYWNPKMAPYIFGARGKIHIINLEKTVPLFNDAMNFISSVAQKRGTVLFLGTKRSARETIREEAERCGMPFMNQRWLGGTLTNFRTVKQSVARLKELEAGETDGTFEKLVKHEVLGLRRERDKLEASLGGIKDMNRLPDAIFVIDIGHEDIAIKEAKKLGIPVIAVVDTNYNPELVDYAIPGNDDAIRAVQLYARAAADAVLEGKAAAPHAASVREEDFADAAAAEEGKPARRAPAKKAAADKGEAQA; encoded by the coding sequence ATGCCCCAGGTCACCATGCGTCAGATGCTGGAAGCCGGCGTCCACTTCGGCCACCAGACCCGCTACTGGAACCCCAAGATGGCTCCGTACATCTTCGGCGCCCGCGGCAAGATCCACATCATCAACCTGGAAAAGACCGTCCCGCTGTTCAACGACGCGATGAACTTCATCTCGTCGGTTGCCCAGAAGCGCGGCACCGTCCTGTTCCTGGGCACCAAGCGCAGCGCCCGCGAAACCATCCGTGAAGAAGCCGAGCGTTGCGGCATGCCGTTCATGAACCAGCGTTGGCTGGGCGGCACCCTGACCAACTTCCGTACCGTCAAGCAGTCGGTTGCCCGCCTGAAGGAACTGGAAGCCGGTGAAACCGACGGCACCTTCGAGAAGCTGGTCAAGCACGAAGTGCTGGGCCTGCGTCGCGAGCGCGACAAGCTGGAAGCCTCGCTGGGCGGCATCAAGGACATGAACCGCCTGCCGGACGCCATCTTCGTGATCGACATCGGCCACGAAGACATCGCGATCAAGGAAGCCAAGAAGCTGGGCATCCCGGTCATCGCCGTGGTCGACACCAACTACAACCCGGAACTGGTCGACTACGCGATCCCGGGCAACGACGACGCCATCCGCGCTGTGCAGCTGTACGCCCGCGCCGCTGCCGACGCCGTGCTGGAAGGCAAGGCTGCCGCTCCGCACGCTGCTTCGGTGCGTGAAGAAGACTTCGCCGACGCCGCTGCTGCTGAAGAAGGCAAGCCGGCTCGCCGCGCACCGGCCAAGAAGGCCGCTGCTGACAAGGGCGAAGCCCAGGCCTGA
- the tsf gene encoding translation elongation factor Ts, protein MEITASLVKELRERTGAGMMECKKALTEAGGDINAAAEALRKSGAAKADKKADRVAAEGRLGLAQDGGKAVLVEINSETDFVANDVNFKNFVDSVAAAALASGAVDAEALKTAKLASGETVEEARATAIQKLGENIQIRRLVKVDTTGNVGAYVHTNGKVGVLVDLIGGDVELARGLAMHVAALKPPHNKAADVPAEFVEKEKEIELAKMSEKDKSKPADILEKIISGKINKIVSEVTLYGQTYVLGDTTVEQVVKAAGADVAGFQLLVVGEGIEKVVEDYAAEVAKAMQV, encoded by the coding sequence GTGGAAATCACTGCTTCCCTGGTCAAGGAACTGCGCGAGCGCACTGGCGCCGGCATGATGGAATGCAAGAAGGCGCTGACCGAAGCCGGCGGCGACATCAACGCCGCTGCTGAAGCCCTGCGCAAGTCGGGCGCCGCCAAGGCCGACAAGAAGGCTGACCGCGTGGCCGCCGAAGGCCGTCTGGGCCTGGCCCAGGACGGCGGCAAGGCCGTGCTGGTCGAGATCAACTCGGAAACCGACTTCGTTGCCAACGACGTCAACTTCAAGAACTTCGTCGATTCCGTCGCCGCTGCCGCCCTGGCATCGGGCGCCGTTGACGCCGAAGCCCTGAAGACCGCCAAGCTGGCCTCCGGCGAGACCGTCGAAGAAGCCCGCGCCACCGCGATCCAGAAGCTGGGTGAAAACATCCAGATCCGTCGCCTGGTCAAGGTCGACACCACCGGCAACGTCGGTGCCTACGTCCACACCAACGGCAAGGTCGGCGTGCTGGTTGACCTGATCGGCGGCGACGTCGAACTGGCCCGCGGCCTGGCCATGCACGTGGCTGCGCTGAAGCCGCCGCACAACAAGGCTGCCGACGTGCCGGCCGAGTTCGTGGAAAAGGAAAAGGAAATCGAACTGGCCAAGATGTCCGAGAAGGACAAGTCCAAGCCGGCCGACATCCTGGAAAAGATCATCAGCGGCAAGATCAACAAGATCGTCAGCGAAGTGACCCTGTACGGCCAGACCTACGTGCTGGGCGACACCACCGTCGAGCAGGTGGTCAAGGCCGCCGGCGCCGACGTGGCCGGCTTCCAGCTGCTGGTCGTTGGCGAAGGCATCGAGAAGGTGGTTGAAGACTACGCCGCCGAAGTTGCCAAGGCGATGCAGGTCTGA
- a CDS encoding GGDEF domain-containing protein, whose protein sequence is MPPELTAALALCRNLPSPPGIALRIIELAQDPEADIATAADIIAIDMALSARMLRIANSPLYASRRRIENLGQALTMLGLNATISLALGFTVTQGLTGGSGADHDLRQRAWKRSILSALAASQLGQARGLRRLEELMLAGLLQDMGVLCLAQAESERYLPLLREAGDNLDLIAREREELGCTHADVGAWVAEQWGLPRYLVDSIRLSESEPATDNAFQACVQLSGAVADIWLDADADAARERALHEVHERLQLDSARFDQVLARISDALPDIASLFETGLSSPSRVRELIDHAQELTTLRNLREMQDAEQARRRADEFEARAKRLADQAHRDALTGVLNRRQLETVLDQEFQRAGRHGWPLSVAFIDLDDFKKINDAHGHLTGDEVLRVFANKLQGQLRNSDTVARFGGEEFVALLPNTSEAVALDVIRRVLANIVSTPMVELESGPLFVTFSAGVATQGGYERFAGVQDLLRAADDVLYRSKNLGRNRVIARSPGELGHDELSATAGAELG, encoded by the coding sequence ATGCCTCCTGAGCTGACTGCTGCCCTGGCGTTGTGCCGCAACCTGCCCTCGCCCCCCGGTATTGCCCTGCGCATCATCGAACTGGCCCAGGACCCGGAAGCGGACATCGCCACCGCCGCCGACATCATCGCCATCGACATGGCGCTGAGCGCTCGCATGCTGCGCATCGCCAATTCGCCGCTGTACGCCAGCCGGCGCCGCATCGAGAACCTCGGCCAGGCCCTGACCATGCTCGGGCTCAACGCCACGATCAGCCTCGCCCTGGGCTTCACCGTGACCCAGGGCCTGACCGGTGGCAGCGGCGCCGACCACGACCTGCGCCAGCGCGCCTGGAAGCGCAGCATCCTCAGCGCCCTGGCCGCCAGCCAGCTGGGCCAGGCCCGCGGCCTGCGCCGGCTGGAAGAACTGATGCTGGCCGGCCTGCTGCAGGACATGGGCGTGCTGTGCCTGGCCCAGGCCGAATCGGAGCGTTACCTGCCGCTGCTGCGCGAAGCCGGTGACAACCTGGACCTGATCGCCCGCGAGCGCGAGGAACTGGGCTGCACCCACGCCGACGTCGGCGCCTGGGTGGCCGAACAGTGGGGCCTGCCGCGCTACCTGGTGGACAGCATCCGCCTGAGCGAGTCCGAGCCTGCCACCGACAATGCGTTCCAGGCCTGCGTGCAGCTGTCCGGCGCGGTCGCCGACATCTGGCTGGACGCGGATGCCGACGCCGCCCGCGAACGCGCCCTGCACGAGGTCCACGAGCGCCTGCAGCTGGACAGCGCCCGCTTCGACCAGGTGCTCGCCCGCATCAGCGACGCGCTGCCGGACATCGCCAGCCTGTTCGAGACCGGCCTGAGCTCGCCGTCGCGCGTGCGCGAGCTGATCGACCACGCACAGGAGCTGACCACGCTGCGCAACCTGCGTGAGATGCAGGATGCCGAACAGGCGCGCCGCCGTGCCGACGAATTCGAGGCACGGGCCAAGCGCCTGGCCGACCAGGCCCACCGCGACGCCCTGACCGGCGTGCTCAACCGCCGCCAGCTGGAAACCGTGCTCGACCAGGAGTTCCAGCGCGCCGGCCGGCATGGCTGGCCGCTGTCGGTGGCCTTCATCGACCTGGACGATTTCAAGAAGATCAACGACGCCCACGGCCACCTGACCGGCGACGAAGTGCTGCGCGTGTTCGCCAACAAGCTGCAGGGCCAGCTGCGCAACAGCGACACCGTCGCCCGCTTCGGCGGCGAGGAGTTCGTGGCGCTGCTGCCCAACACCAGCGAAGCGGTCGCCCTGGACGTGATCCGCCGGGTGCTGGCCAACATCGTCTCCACCCCGATGGTCGAACTGGAGAGCGGGCCACTGTTTGTGACGTTCTCCGCCGGCGTAGCCACCCAGGGCGGTTACGAGCGCTTTGCGGGCGTGCAGGACCTGCTGCGCGCCGCCGATGACGTGCTGTACCGCTCCAAGAACCTGGGCCGTAACCGTGTCATCGCACGCTCTCCCGGCGAACTGGGGCATGATGAGCTGTCTGCCACGGCGGGCGCCGAACTGGGCTGA
- a CDS encoding fimbria/pilus periplasmic chaperone: MGQVVLRALLCGLLAAPAHALELSRSGVEIPAGTSHDALWVTNDEATEWTGHATVYRWNQPGQGDTLDPADDLAVSPARLHILPGQRQRLRIVRLGPAPERDERAYRLLIAPQPGTAPGRAERHSLPVFLQPAASARPLPLQAALLAGSGQPPRLWLYNGGTLHARLADLTFIDAQGHSAPVLPGLAGYVLAGSGRSWPLPPRDGGYAGGGFRARLADGSEAVLTPAPAIAPPALSGL; this comes from the coding sequence ATGGGGCAGGTCGTGCTGCGGGCGCTGCTGTGCGGGCTGCTGGCCGCCCCTGCCCATGCCCTGGAACTGTCGCGCAGCGGCGTTGAAATCCCGGCCGGAACCAGCCACGACGCGCTGTGGGTGACCAACGACGAGGCCACCGAATGGACCGGCCACGCCACCGTCTACCGCTGGAACCAGCCTGGCCAGGGGGACACCCTGGACCCGGCGGATGATCTTGCGGTCAGCCCCGCGCGGCTGCACATCCTGCCTGGCCAGCGGCAACGGCTGCGGATCGTGCGGCTGGGGCCGGCACCTGAACGGGACGAACGTGCGTACCGGCTGCTGATCGCGCCCCAGCCGGGAACCGCCCCCGGCCGCGCCGAGCGCCATTCGCTGCCGGTCTTCCTGCAGCCGGCGGCATCGGCGCGCCCGCTGCCTCTGCAGGCCGCCCTGCTGGCAGGGTCCGGGCAACCGCCGCGGCTGTGGCTCTACAATGGCGGCACCCTGCACGCGCGCCTGGCCGACCTGACGTTCATCGACGCCCAGGGGCACAGCGCCCCCGTGCTGCCGGGGCTGGCCGGCTACGTGCTGGCCGGCAGCGGGCGCAGCTGGCCGCTGCCGCCCCGCGACGGGGGCTATGCCGGCGGCGGATTCCGCGCCCGACTGGCCGATGGCAGCGAAGCCGTGCTCACGCCCGCCCCTGCCATTGCACCGCCGGCACTCTCCGGACTATAA